The following are encoded together in the Pseudomonas sediminis genome:
- the ribBA gene encoding bifunctional 3,4-dihydroxy-2-butanone-4-phosphate synthase/GTP cyclohydrolase II, which yields MALNTAEELIEDIRAGKMVILMDDEDRENEGDIIIASECVTAEHINFMARFARGLICMPMTRERCELLKLPLMAPRNGSGFGTKFTVSIEAAEGVTTGISAADRARTVQAAVARNAVAEDIVSPGHIFPLMAQPGGVLARAGHTEAACDLARMGGFEPSGVICEIMNDDGTMARRPELEKFAEEHGLKIGTIADLIHYRLIHERTVERISEQPLDTELGQFNLVTYRDSVEDTAHMALTLGTICAEEPTLVRVHNMDPLRDLFLVNQPGRWSMRAAMAEVAKAGSGVVLLLGNPLTGPELLALIGRQQPANPATYSTVGAGSQILRDLGVRKMRLMSSPMKFNAISGFDLEVVEYLPAD from the coding sequence ATGGCGCTCAATACCGCTGAAGAACTGATCGAAGACATCCGCGCCGGCAAGATGGTCATCCTTATGGATGACGAGGACCGCGAGAACGAAGGCGACATCATCATCGCCTCCGAATGCGTCACCGCCGAGCACATCAACTTCATGGCCCGCTTCGCCCGTGGCCTGATCTGCATGCCCATGACCCGCGAGCGTTGTGAGCTGCTCAAGCTGCCGCTGATGGCGCCGCGTAACGGTTCCGGTTTCGGTACCAAGTTCACTGTCTCCATCGAGGCGGCCGAAGGTGTGACCACCGGCATTTCCGCCGCCGACCGCGCGCGCACCGTGCAGGCTGCCGTGGCGCGCAATGCGGTGGCCGAGGATATCGTCAGCCCTGGCCACATCTTCCCGCTGATGGCCCAGCCCGGCGGCGTGCTGGCCCGTGCCGGCCACACCGAAGCGGCCTGCGACCTGGCGCGTATGGGCGGTTTCGAACCGAGCGGGGTGATCTGCGAGATCATGAACGACGACGGCACCATGGCCCGTCGCCCGGAGCTGGAGAAGTTCGCCGAAGAGCACGGCCTGAAGATCGGCACCATCGCCGACCTGATCCACTACCGCCTGATCCACGAGCGTACCGTCGAGCGCATCAGCGAGCAGCCGCTGGACACTGAGCTGGGTCAGTTCAATCTGGTGACCTACCGGGACAGCGTCGAGGACACCGCACACATGGCGCTGACCCTGGGCACCATCTGCGCCGAAGAGCCGACCCTGGTGCGCGTGCACAACATGGACCCGCTGCGCGACCTGTTCCTGGTCAACCAGCCGGGGCGCTGGAGCATGCGTGCGGCCATGGCCGAAGTGGCCAAGGCGGGTAGCGGCGTGGTGCTGCTGCTCGGCAACCCGCTGACCGGGCCCGAGCTGCTGGCGCTGATCGGTCGTCAGCAACCGGCCAATCCTGCGACCTACAGCACGGTGGGCGCCGGTTCGCAGATTCTGCGCGATCTTGGCGTACGCAAGATGCGCCTGATGAGCTCGCCGATGAAGTTCAACGCGATATCCGGCTTCGACCTCGAAGTTGTAGAATACCTGCCGGCCGATTAA
- a CDS encoding riboflavin synthase, which yields MFTGIIEAIGSIRAMTPKGGDVRVYVATGKLDLGDVKLGDSIAVNGICLTAVELPGDGFWADVSRETLARTAFVDLKPGSAVNLEKALTPTSRLGGHLVSGHVDGVGEIVSRADNARAVQFTVRAPRELAKYIAHKGSITVDGTSLTVNAVNGAEFELTIVPHTLAETIMVDYQAGRKVNLEVDLLARYLERLLLGDKAAEPKASGLTESFLAEHGYLKN from the coding sequence ATGTTCACCGGCATAATCGAAGCCATCGGCAGTATCCGCGCCATGACGCCGAAAGGAGGCGACGTGCGCGTTTACGTGGCCACCGGAAAACTCGACCTGGGCGACGTCAAGCTCGGCGATAGCATCGCCGTCAACGGCATCTGCCTGACCGCTGTGGAATTGCCCGGCGACGGCTTCTGGGCCGACGTCAGCCGCGAGACGCTGGCGCGCACCGCCTTCGTCGACCTCAAGCCCGGCAGCGCCGTCAATCTGGAAAAGGCCCTGACGCCCACCAGTCGCCTCGGCGGCCATCTGGTCAGCGGTCACGTCGACGGTGTCGGCGAGATCGTCTCGCGCGCCGATAATGCCCGCGCCGTGCAGTTCACGGTGCGCGCCCCGCGCGAGCTGGCCAAGTACATCGCGCACAAGGGTTCGATCACCGTCGATGGCACCAGCCTGACGGTCAACGCGGTCAATGGCGCCGAGTTCGAACTGACCATCGTGCCGCACACCCTGGCCGAGACCATCATGGTCGACTATCAGGCCGGGCGTAAGGTCAACCTCGAGGTCGACCTGCTGGCGCGTTACCTGGAGCGCCTGCTGCTCGGCGACAAGGCCGCAGAGCCCAAGGCCTCGGGCCTCACCGAAAGCTTTCTCGCCGAACACGGCTACCTGAAGAATTGA
- the ribH gene encoding 6,7-dimethyl-8-ribityllumazine synthase: protein MTLKTIEGTFIAPKGKYALVVGRFNSFVVESLVSGAIDALVRHGVSESEITIIRAPGAFEIPLVTQKVAQRGEYAAIIALGAVIRGGTPHFEYVAGECTKGLAQVSMEYGVPVAFGVLTVDSIEQAIERSGTKAGNKGAEAALSALEMVSLLAQLEAK from the coding sequence ATGACCCTGAAGACCATCGAAGGTACCTTCATCGCCCCGAAGGGCAAATACGCCCTGGTGGTAGGCCGTTTCAACAGCTTCGTCGTCGAGAGCCTGGTCAGTGGCGCCATCGACGCCCTGGTACGCCACGGCGTGAGCGAGAGCGAGATCACCATCATCCGAGCACCGGGTGCTTTCGAGATTCCTCTGGTCACCCAGAAGGTCGCTCAGCGTGGTGAGTACGCGGCGATCATCGCCCTCGGCGCGGTCATCCGCGGCGGCACCCCGCACTTCGAATACGTCGCCGGCGAGTGCACCAAGGGTCTGGCCCAGGTCTCCATGGAATATGGCGTACCGGTCGCCTTCGGCGTGCTGACTGTCGACTCCATCGAGCAAGCCATCGAACGTTCCGGCACCAAGGCAGGTAACAAGGGTGCCGAAGCTGCGCTGTCTGCCCTGGAAATGGTCAGCCTGCTGGCGCAGTTGGAGGCCAAGTGA